One Gelria sp. Kuro-4 DNA segment encodes these proteins:
- a CDS encoding TRAP transporter substrate-binding protein, giving the protein MLRKKPFAFMAAMLVGLLVLSGCGGSGNKASSNAGEKQQEGPIVLKLGHVLNEASPFHKGAEEFARAVKEKSGGRLEVKIFPNGQLGNDRTLAEAMQMGTLDMEVAGSATLVGFVPRLQLFDLPFLFRDQQHAYKVLDGPIGKEVLKDFDQKGIVGLAFWENGLRHLTNSVRPIKTPNDVKGLKIRVQEIPLHVSFWKILGADPTPMAWTEVYTALQQKTVDGEENPIQTIYTQKIYEVQKYISLTGHVYGAAVIMVSKKTYDKLPADLQKVLVEAAQETADWERNYVKDLEDKALKELPGLGMEIEHNPDREAFKAAVQPVYDEYAEKLNAKDLIEQILNTK; this is encoded by the coding sequence GTGTTGAGGAAAAAACCGTTCGCGTTCATGGCTGCGATGCTCGTTGGACTGCTTGTGCTAAGCGGTTGTGGTGGAAGTGGGAATAAGGCGAGCAGCAATGCCGGGGAAAAACAGCAAGAGGGACCCATTGTCTTGAAGCTTGGTCATGTCCTAAATGAAGCCAGTCCTTTCCACAAGGGTGCGGAAGAGTTTGCCCGCGCTGTGAAGGAAAAGAGCGGCGGACGCCTTGAAGTTAAGATTTTCCCCAATGGTCAGCTGGGAAACGACCGCACCCTGGCTGAGGCCATGCAGATGGGGACGCTGGATATGGAAGTGGCCGGGAGTGCCACCCTGGTCGGTTTCGTTCCCCGGCTGCAGCTGTTCGATCTGCCCTTCCTTTTCCGTGATCAACAGCACGCTTACAAAGTCCTGGACGGGCCGATCGGCAAAGAAGTATTAAAGGACTTTGACCAAAAAGGCATAGTAGGTTTGGCCTTCTGGGAAAATGGGCTCAGGCACCTGACCAACTCCGTACGACCGATCAAGACGCCGAACGACGTCAAGGGCCTAAAGATTCGCGTGCAGGAGATTCCTCTGCATGTTTCTTTCTGGAAGATACTCGGTGCTGACCCCACCCCAATGGCCTGGACGGAGGTTTACACCGCCCTCCAACAAAAGACGGTGGACGGCGAAGAAAACCCCATTCAGACCATTTACACCCAGAAGATTTACGAAGTGCAAAAGTATATCTCCCTGACGGGCCACGTTTATGGTGCAGCAGTGATTATGGTGAGCAAAAAGACCTACGACAAACTCCCTGCTGACCTGCAAAAGGTGCTGGTGGAAGCCGCGCAGGAGACGGCCGATTGGGAGCGCAATTACGTTAAGGATCTGGAAGACAAGGCTTTGAAAGAGCTACCTGGTTTGGGCATGGAGATCGAGCATAATCCTGACAGGGAAGCCTTCAAAGCAGCTGTACAGCCTGTTTACGACGAGTACGCAGAGAAGCTGAACGCAAAAGACCTGATCGAACAGATTTTGAACACGAAGTAA
- a CDS encoding GntR family transcriptional regulator, whose product MSIKIAKELRQAILHGEFGPWSRLNVSAIAEQLQVSRTPVKEAIHKLEQEGLVAIPPNGGAVVVELSPQDIEIIYTVRSMLEGLAARIAAQRLTAEELRMLGDILDEATLYASKRRMCQVAERNRRFHRLIYLGSKSVPLSKMISTVTEQLDGLRVSSLEVPGRVHKAEEEHYAILQALEARDGEAAERLMREHIYMTGYKLIRLPEGELSARAGASGEE is encoded by the coding sequence TTGAGCATCAAGATCGCCAAAGAGCTCCGACAGGCCATTTTGCACGGGGAATTCGGCCCTTGGTCACGGCTCAACGTCAGCGCCATAGCGGAGCAGCTGCAGGTAAGCCGCACTCCGGTTAAGGAAGCCATTCACAAGCTGGAGCAGGAGGGGCTGGTGGCCATCCCGCCGAATGGCGGGGCGGTAGTGGTGGAACTGTCGCCACAGGACATCGAGATTATCTACACTGTAAGAAGTATGCTGGAGGGCTTAGCTGCCCGTATCGCGGCGCAGCGCCTGACTGCTGAAGAACTGCGAATGCTGGGCGACATCTTGGACGAGGCGACGCTTTACGCTAGCAAGAGGCGGATGTGCCAAGTGGCGGAGCGTAACCGGCGGTTCCACCGCCTGATCTACCTTGGTTCCAAGAGCGTACCGCTGTCCAAGATGATCTCAACGGTTACCGAGCAGCTGGACGGGTTACGAGTGTCGTCATTGGAAGTGCCGGGGCGAGTACACAAGGCCGAGGAGGAACACTACGCCATCCTACAGGCCCTGGAGGCGCGGGATGGCGAAGCGGCCGAACGGTTGATGCGCGAGCACATCTACATGACAGGATACAAGTTGATCCGTTTGCCCGAGGGTGAACTGTCCGCTCGGGCGGGCGCGTCAGGAGAGGAGTAG
- a CDS encoding IclR family transcriptional regulator: MSAKIQLVEKITDLLELLADSDSGIGVRELARLSGIPRNTVSRLLASLQEEGWAFHDPLTDKYRIGLRLLSFANRWRLNLEIVQQSMPVLEKLAADTRETAILSVVEDSVAGRCVNKVDSKNRIKLVSEVGSSIPLHAGASGKVLLAFLPSAVQEEVLTKPLKRFTPRTITEPGSLREELRRIRERGYAISVEEVDPGAAAIGAPILDAKGRLIAGLSIAGPRFDFEGGEFERLTPLVLNAAAEISKLLG; the protein is encoded by the coding sequence ATGAGTGCCAAGATACAACTTGTTGAGAAAATAACCGACCTTCTGGAATTACTCGCAGACTCAGACTCGGGTATTGGGGTGAGGGAACTTGCTAGACTAAGTGGAATTCCACGCAACACTGTCTCTCGCTTGCTTGCATCGTTGCAGGAAGAGGGATGGGCTTTCCATGACCCGTTGACCGACAAGTACAGGATTGGCTTGAGATTGCTGTCGTTTGCTAATCGCTGGCGCTTGAATCTCGAAATTGTTCAACAAAGCATGCCAGTCCTCGAAAAACTGGCTGCCGATACGAGAGAAACAGCCATACTTTCGGTTGTTGAAGATAGCGTAGCTGGCAGGTGTGTCAACAAAGTGGATTCAAAGAACCGAATCAAGCTTGTTTCTGAAGTCGGTTCTTCAATCCCATTGCATGCCGGGGCTTCGGGCAAAGTCCTTCTCGCGTTCTTGCCGTCTGCCGTTCAAGAAGAAGTACTGACTAAGCCGTTGAAGCGTTTTACGCCGAGAACCATTACTGAGCCCGGATCTCTTAGAGAAGAACTCCGCCGGATAAGAGAAAGAGGATACGCAATAAGCGTGGAGGAAGTGGATCCGGGAGCTGCGGCCATCGGGGCCCCAATTCTTGATGCGAAAGGAAGGCTAATAGCTGGGCTCAGCATAGCAGGGCCAAGATTCGATTTCGAAGGAGGAGAATTTGAAAGGCTCACACCCTTGGTTCTAAATGCGGCTGCAGAGATTTCCAAGCTTCTTGGGTGA
- a CDS encoding tautomerase family protein, with amino-acid sequence MPVIHVSMLGGKSAEEKRNLVRGITNAVVKALGVEPGKVTIFLKEYGAQDIGKGGNLYGEIGG; translated from the coding sequence ATGCCGGTAATCCATGTGTCCATGCTAGGTGGGAAAAGTGCTGAAGAAAAGCGCAACCTCGTCCGTGGGATCACCAACGCGGTGGTAAAGGCGTTGGGGGTGGAACCAGGTAAGGTGACGATCTTCCTTAAGGAGTACGGAGCGCAAGACATAGGGAAAGGTGGCAACTTGTACGGCGAAATTGGAGGGTAA
- a CDS encoding NAD(P)-dependent oxidoreductase → MEQQARAVRLGFVGVGRMGRAMASNLVRAGYEVRVYDRYAAAMEAMAEAGAIPAELPKLVKESDIILLSLPNPAIVEDVVLGSGGIFAAARAGQLLIDLSSSTPQSEHKIAAQGQAIGVDFLDAPVSGGVAGAVAGTLTIMVGGPEKLVARARPILEVLGKKIVHVGPVGTGQAVKLVNQLLFGVNMAALAEGLKLAEALGLDQNVVYEVVSAGAGNSYALQTRCPKFIFADNFEPGFSLELAAKDLRLAVSAALEAGQPLLLGALGLQLFEAAKHQGYGAKDISGIYKYLSEHLSPVVEEG, encoded by the coding sequence ATGGAACAGCAAGCTAGAGCAGTGCGCCTGGGATTTGTCGGAGTAGGGCGCATGGGCAGGGCCATGGCCAGCAATTTGGTGCGGGCCGGGTACGAGGTGCGTGTCTACGACCGTTATGCGGCGGCCATGGAAGCCATGGCAGAGGCGGGAGCCATACCGGCAGAGCTTCCCAAGCTAGTGAAGGAGAGCGACATCATCCTGCTGTCCTTGCCCAACCCAGCCATCGTTGAAGACGTTGTCCTGGGCTCCGGGGGCATATTCGCTGCGGCGCGAGCGGGGCAACTGCTGATTGACCTCAGTTCATCCACTCCCCAAAGTGAGCATAAGATCGCCGCCCAAGGCCAAGCCATCGGCGTAGACTTTCTGGATGCGCCGGTAAGCGGCGGCGTGGCTGGGGCCGTAGCCGGCACCCTGACCATCATGGTTGGCGGGCCGGAAAAGCTGGTGGCACGGGCCAGGCCGATTCTCGAAGTGCTTGGCAAGAAAATCGTGCATGTCGGTCCGGTTGGTACGGGACAGGCAGTCAAGCTGGTAAACCAGCTCCTTTTCGGGGTCAATATGGCAGCCCTAGCGGAAGGCCTGAAACTTGCTGAAGCCTTGGGATTGGATCAGAACGTAGTTTACGAGGTCGTCAGCGCCGGCGCTGGGAACAGTTATGCCCTACAAACCAGGTGCCCCAAGTTTATCTTTGCTGACAACTTCGAGCCGGGGTTCAGTCTGGAGCTGGCGGCCAAGGACTTGAGACTGGCTGTGTCGGCTGCTCTAGAAGCAGGACAACCGTTGCTGCTTGGAGCCTTAGGACTGCAGCTTTTCGAGGCGGCAAAACACCAAGGCTATGGGGCTAAGGACATCTCCGGCATTTACAAATATCTATCCGAGCATTTAAGTCCGGTTGTGGAGGAGGGTTAA
- a CDS encoding aldehyde ferredoxin oxidoreductase family protein has product MLKYGGYCGRFLRVDLTAKKITTEELTEEFVKKYVGCNGFGAAILYNELPARIDPFSAANKVVVATGPLTGTVVPCTPKVGFFTKSPLTGGFMDSYAGGHFGAELKFAGFDGVIIEGASEAPTWLYIEDGQAELRDASKLWGLSVPETEAAVRRDLNNDAVHVASIGPAGEQLVRFSCVMVDMSHAAGRGGVGAVLGSKKLKAIAVYGRKNPIPVADPEAVLALAEKIYQHIQETPSLATGMPKYGTTGALKANQTSGILGTRNWQSETFEHASSIDGDACLRELFEKNLACFQCPLRCTHFSRIKEGKYAGTTTIGPQYETMYSLGSVCGLTDIKAVAKANEYCNAMGLDTISAGVTVAFAMELYERGILSYEELGGLDLTFGNDEGLLAALESIVARRGIYKLLGEGTKRAAEVLGRETYKYAINVKGLELAGHSVRGYKGMSLGYATSTRGGSHQDMRHIPERAGLFDRRDPSGKAQLNYDITSTTTIRDTLNYCAMIEDVVGRVGITEKHAEMVNAVTGLNLSVNEVQQLADRIWNLERAFNVREGMSRKDDVLPYRFMHEPIPEGPSEGMYCPPEELEKMKDELYEIRGWTRDGIPSRDKLLELGLDQVAEELWP; this is encoded by the coding sequence ATGTTGAAGTACGGGGGATACTGTGGACGCTTTCTTCGGGTAGATCTTACGGCCAAGAAAATAACCACGGAAGAATTGACCGAGGAGTTTGTAAAAAAGTACGTCGGCTGCAACGGCTTCGGTGCCGCCATCCTGTACAACGAACTTCCGGCAAGAATTGACCCTTTTTCGGCCGCTAACAAGGTGGTGGTTGCTACCGGTCCCCTCACGGGTACTGTGGTGCCGTGCACCCCTAAGGTTGGTTTCTTCACCAAGTCTCCCCTCACGGGCGGCTTCATGGATTCTTATGCCGGCGGGCACTTTGGGGCAGAGCTCAAGTTCGCCGGCTTTGACGGCGTGATTATAGAAGGTGCCAGCGAGGCTCCCACTTGGCTTTACATTGAGGACGGTCAGGCTGAGCTACGTGACGCCTCCAAGCTGTGGGGGCTTTCGGTACCCGAGACAGAGGCCGCCGTCCGTCGCGATCTAAACAACGACGCCGTGCACGTTGCCTCTATAGGCCCCGCCGGGGAGCAACTAGTGCGCTTTAGCTGCGTCATGGTGGACATGTCGCATGCCGCCGGACGAGGTGGCGTTGGGGCGGTCCTCGGCAGCAAGAAACTCAAGGCCATCGCTGTGTATGGTAGAAAGAACCCGATCCCGGTTGCCGATCCCGAGGCTGTGCTGGCGCTTGCAGAGAAGATCTACCAGCACATTCAAGAAACCCCGTCTTTGGCTACCGGCATGCCCAAGTATGGCACCACAGGAGCGCTGAAGGCGAACCAGACCTCGGGGATTTTGGGAACGCGCAACTGGCAAAGTGAAACCTTTGAACACGCCTCGAGCATCGACGGAGATGCTTGCCTCAGAGAGCTGTTCGAAAAGAACCTGGCTTGCTTCCAGTGTCCGTTGCGGTGCACGCATTTTTCGAGAATCAAAGAAGGCAAGTATGCCGGCACCACCACCATCGGTCCGCAATACGAGACCATGTACAGCCTGGGTTCAGTTTGCGGCCTTACAGACATTAAGGCTGTCGCCAAGGCCAATGAGTACTGCAATGCGATGGGTCTCGATACTATCTCGGCCGGGGTCACCGTGGCTTTTGCCATGGAGCTTTACGAGCGGGGCATACTGAGCTACGAAGAGCTGGGGGGGCTGGATCTCACCTTCGGCAATGATGAGGGTTTGCTTGCTGCTTTGGAGTCCATCGTGGCCCGCCGCGGCATCTATAAACTCTTGGGTGAAGGTACCAAGCGGGCGGCGGAAGTCCTGGGCCGGGAAACGTACAAGTATGCCATCAATGTCAAGGGCTTGGAGTTGGCCGGCCACAGCGTTCGGGGCTATAAAGGCATGAGCTTGGGCTATGCCACCAGCACGCGCGGTGGTAGCCACCAGGATATGCGGCATATTCCTGAACGTGCCGGGTTATTCGATAGACGCGACCCCAGCGGCAAAGCACAGCTCAACTACGATATCACCTCCACAACAACTATTCGTGATACCCTAAACTACTGCGCTATGATCGAAGATGTGGTCGGGCGCGTGGGCATCACGGAAAAACATGCGGAAATGGTCAATGCCGTAACCGGCCTGAACCTCTCCGTGAATGAGGTGCAGCAGCTGGCGGACAGAATCTGGAACCTGGAGCGCGCCTTCAATGTACGCGAGGGTATGAGCCGCAAAGATGATGTTCTACCCTACCGCTTCATGCACGAGCCGATTCCGGAAGGCCCCTCCGAGGGCATGTACTGCCCGCCGGAGGAGCTGGAAAAAATGAAAGACGAACTCTACGAGATCCGAGGGTGGACTCGGGACGGAATTCCTTCGCGCGACAAGTTGCTAGAATTAGGACTCGACCAAGTAGCAGAGGAACTTTGGCCTTAA
- a CDS encoding 4Fe-4S dicluster domain-containing protein has protein sequence MKLAYDQSKCTGCAVCASVCSFRLKGLVHPGGTRIKFAYVSPTDSHVIYCRQCENAPCALACPQGAIQKDGKTSAWVVDAEKCVGCGLCLEACPYGAIRLDTESGKADKCDLCQGDPACVKHCLAQALTVQD, from the coding sequence ATGAAACTGGCGTATGATCAATCCAAGTGCACCGGCTGCGCGGTGTGTGCTAGCGTCTGTTCTTTTAGGCTGAAAGGCTTAGTGCACCCAGGCGGCACCCGGATCAAGTTCGCTTACGTCAGCCCTACAGACAGCCATGTGATCTACTGTCGTCAATGTGAAAACGCCCCTTGTGCCCTGGCTTGTCCCCAAGGGGCTATTCAAAAGGACGGTAAGACCAGCGCCTGGGTGGTGGACGCCGAGAAGTGCGTCGGCTGTGGCCTTTGCCTGGAAGCCTGTCCCTATGGCGCTATCCGCCTGGATACTGAATCAGGTAAGGCGGACAAATGCGACCTGTGCCAGGGCGATCCGGCCTGCGTGAAGCACTGCCTGGCCCAGGCTCTGACGGTGCAAGATTAA
- a CDS encoding aldo/keto reductase gives MEFRALGPMDLRVTELCFGLLPLGPLQKNLDEKSIVSLLQHALSLGINFFDTAELYGTQEYLGKALKGWDRSRVVVATKSAATTYEDMRRSVEKSLVELRTDYIDIYHLHASRETATVFASRAGAIGCLSEYKSKGRIRAIGVSTHSVAVVEAAAKRNDIDVIFPIINKAGRGIQDGSRGEMEAAIRDAAGAGKGVYAMKALAGGHLVSDVPSSINYVRSLPGISAVAVGMVNEQELLYNVELFTRGKMPTKSAGNLGRDQKRVVIMGFCKGCGTCARACPNLAITVRNGRAQVDPTKCILCGYCNPVCPEFAIRVV, from the coding sequence ATGGAATTTCGCGCCCTAGGGCCAATGGACCTCAGGGTAACGGAACTTTGTTTTGGTTTGCTGCCGCTCGGGCCTTTGCAGAAAAACCTGGATGAGAAAAGCATAGTATCGTTGCTACAACATGCCTTGTCACTTGGGATCAACTTTTTCGATACTGCAGAACTATACGGAACCCAGGAGTACCTCGGCAAAGCACTAAAAGGGTGGGATCGCAGTAGAGTAGTGGTGGCGACGAAGTCGGCTGCGACGACCTATGAGGACATGCGCCGGAGCGTGGAGAAGTCCCTGGTTGAACTTAGGACTGACTACATTGATATATACCATCTTCATGCCTCACGCGAAACGGCGACTGTGTTCGCTTCGCGAGCAGGAGCTATTGGTTGTTTAAGTGAGTATAAGTCCAAGGGACGAATTCGGGCCATCGGTGTATCGACTCATTCTGTAGCAGTGGTTGAAGCAGCGGCGAAGCGCAATGACATAGATGTTATTTTCCCCATTATTAATAAAGCCGGACGCGGTATTCAGGATGGTTCGAGAGGGGAAATGGAAGCCGCAATTCGTGATGCAGCCGGTGCGGGCAAGGGTGTTTATGCAATGAAAGCCCTGGCAGGGGGGCACCTCGTATCCGATGTTCCTTCGAGCATCAATTACGTGCGCAGTTTGCCTGGAATTAGTGCCGTAGCTGTAGGAATGGTTAACGAGCAGGAATTACTGTATAATGTGGAACTGTTCACCCGTGGAAAAATGCCGACGAAATCAGCAGGAAATCTGGGCAGGGATCAGAAACGGGTTGTGATTATGGGCTTTTGTAAGGGCTGCGGCACGTGCGCCAGGGCCTGTCCTAATCTGGCTATTACAGTGCGTAACGGTCGTGCACAAGTTGATCCGACCAAGTGCATACTGTGCGGATACTGCAACCCAGTATGTCCAGAGTTTGCCATCAGGGTAGTTTGA
- a CDS encoding DMT family transporter has protein sequence MAEISLLGTVLIWGGNFVVSKVAMNYFPPSVFVTVRYVMATPLLFLLLKLREEKAGIDCGELIPLAFLGLTGVAMYQMFFIHAVAYTTATNASLLNNTSPLFGAVLTVVSRQEKASLVKYAGMLLAFFGVAAFIGTSSLPLGGRHFLGDALGLAGAACFAVYSTLSVPILRKHSPLKVTAYAALFGTVVLLALNLVQVVRLDWQQVPASGWLALMYTTVLSTVFAFVAWYTGLKAVGATGAMVYQYLVPVVGALCSVIFLGEVITLKQAAAGLIVISGIALVKGADGRQTGQTQKLGKSHAG, from the coding sequence TTGGCCGAGATTTCACTTTTGGGGACTGTTTTAATCTGGGGCGGTAACTTCGTTGTGTCTAAGGTCGCGATGAACTACTTTCCCCCATCCGTGTTCGTGACCGTACGGTACGTCATGGCGACGCCGCTGCTGTTTCTGCTGCTGAAGCTTCGGGAAGAGAAGGCTGGCATCGACTGTGGTGAGCTCATCCCGCTGGCCTTTTTGGGCCTCACGGGCGTAGCCATGTACCAGATGTTCTTCATCCATGCCGTGGCTTATACCACAGCAACCAACGCCAGCCTTCTCAACAACACCTCCCCGCTGTTCGGGGCTGTGCTCACGGTAGTGAGCCGCCAGGAGAAGGCTTCTTTAGTCAAGTACGCGGGCATGCTCCTCGCCTTTTTCGGCGTCGCTGCCTTTATTGGAACCTCATCCCTGCCTTTGGGCGGAAGGCACTTCCTGGGCGATGCTTTAGGGCTGGCTGGTGCGGCCTGTTTCGCGGTCTACTCGACGCTGAGTGTACCTATTCTGCGGAAACACTCGCCCTTGAAAGTGACAGCTTATGCCGCACTGTTCGGTACCGTGGTGCTTTTGGCTTTGAATCTAGTTCAGGTAGTACGGCTCGATTGGCAGCAGGTGCCTGCTTCCGGGTGGCTGGCCCTCATGTACACCACCGTTCTGTCGACTGTCTTTGCCTTCGTCGCGTGGTACACGGGGCTCAAGGCGGTGGGGGCCACGGGCGCCATGGTCTACCAGTACCTGGTCCCGGTCGTCGGTGCCCTGTGCTCGGTGATCTTCCTTGGAGAAGTGATCACGCTGAAACAGGCCGCGGCTGGGCTGATCGTGATCTCCGGCATCGCGCTCGTGAAAGGCGCCGATGGGCGCCAAACGGGCCAAACCCAGAAGCTAGGTAAATCCCATGCCGGCTAA
- a CDS encoding DUF362 domain-containing protein, translating into MRIDEDKCIGCGVCMPYCPAGAISIQNKKAHIDRDKCLECGTCGRARVVRCPRGAIHEDEDVYQRPRSIRKYFSDPMAYHVETKVPGRGTEEVKTNDVTGRVKKGQFGIAIEMGRPCLGASFVDIEKVTMALAREGITRFERDNPLTHLMADPEKGIFTDEAKQCRVVSAIIEFTIPDEMLERTLATIKEVAQEIDTVFSLDLISRLENEPTIAVAPQLEVLGITPRPNAKVNLGLGRPLKED; encoded by the coding sequence ATGCGTATCGACGAGGACAAGTGTATAGGTTGCGGGGTTTGCATGCCCTACTGCCCCGCCGGCGCTATCAGCATCCAAAACAAGAAGGCGCATATTGATCGGGACAAGTGCTTGGAGTGCGGAACCTGTGGCCGGGCGCGGGTAGTGCGGTGCCCTCGCGGAGCCATTCACGAAGACGAGGACGTCTACCAGCGGCCGCGCTCCATCAGGAAGTACTTCAGTGATCCCATGGCCTACCATGTGGAGACGAAGGTTCCAGGCCGCGGCACAGAAGAGGTAAAGACCAACGATGTTACTGGGCGGGTGAAAAAGGGGCAGTTTGGTATCGCCATTGAGATGGGGCGTCCGTGCCTGGGGGCTTCGTTTGTGGACATTGAGAAAGTGACGATGGCCCTGGCGCGGGAAGGCATAACCCGCTTCGAGCGGGACAACCCCCTGACACATCTCATGGCAGATCCCGAGAAGGGCATCTTTACCGACGAAGCCAAACAGTGCCGGGTGGTGTCTGCAATCATCGAGTTCACCATTCCGGATGAGATGTTGGAGCGTACTCTGGCTACCATCAAAGAGGTCGCGCAGGAGATAGACACCGTCTTCTCCTTGGATCTCATTTCGCGCCTAGAAAACGAGCCTACTATCGCAGTAGCCCCACAGTTGGAAGTCCTAGGGATTACGCCCAGACCGAACGCCAAGGTTAACTTGGGGCTCGGTCGACCGCTGAAGGAGGACTAA
- a CDS encoding TRAP transporter large permease: MATGILVFVLLLFFMLLNVPIAVAIGAGTLLSLAMTTGTSPAIIAQRMYAAVDSFPLMAIPFFIVAGNFMERGGISRQLVDLAELFVGRLAGGLGQIAVVTSAFFAAISGSGPATTAAIGSIMIPAMERNNYDRAFATALEAIAGALGPLIPPSILFVTYGVATGISISDLFLAGVVPGILTALSLMVAVYVISKKRGYVGTETQVTGTVLWQRTLKASWALFLPVLILGGIYGGIFTPTEAAVVSAGYGLLVGMFVYKELKLRDLPGILVKSAITSAMVMYVIATASALSWVLSNAEIPSNLARFVVERNFNVNVLFILLNALLLFTGCFIELNATIVILAPLLMPIFTHLGVDPVHLGAVMVTNLCLGLVTPPFGVNLYVACGIAKMKIEEVTRWLIPLLGAALVPLLLVTYIPQLSLFLVRLAGR, from the coding sequence ATGGCGACAGGAATTCTGGTTTTTGTCCTTCTCCTCTTCTTCATGCTGCTCAACGTGCCAATAGCTGTAGCTATCGGGGCCGGGACCTTGCTCAGTCTTGCTATGACGACGGGTACGTCCCCAGCCATCATCGCGCAACGCATGTATGCGGCTGTAGACTCCTTTCCCCTGATGGCGATACCGTTCTTTATTGTCGCCGGGAACTTCATGGAGCGCGGCGGAATCTCCCGCCAATTGGTCGACTTGGCCGAACTTTTCGTAGGACGCCTGGCCGGCGGCCTAGGGCAGATCGCTGTTGTGACCAGTGCCTTCTTTGCGGCTATTTCAGGTTCTGGACCGGCCACTACCGCTGCCATCGGCAGCATAATGATACCAGCCATGGAGAGGAACAACTATGACCGGGCCTTTGCCACAGCGCTTGAGGCAATCGCTGGAGCATTAGGTCCCTTGATCCCTCCGAGTATCCTTTTCGTAACCTATGGAGTGGCCACCGGCATATCCATCAGCGATCTCTTCCTGGCAGGAGTTGTGCCAGGGATTCTTACCGCACTATCACTTATGGTGGCCGTATACGTCATTTCTAAGAAACGGGGATACGTGGGGACCGAGACGCAGGTAACCGGCACTGTGCTTTGGCAAAGAACATTAAAAGCCTCCTGGGCTCTCTTTTTGCCGGTGCTGATCCTTGGCGGGATCTATGGTGGGATTTTTACGCCTACGGAAGCAGCTGTTGTCTCTGCCGGTTACGGATTGCTCGTGGGCATGTTTGTTTATAAGGAACTCAAGCTTCGTGATCTTCCAGGTATACTGGTCAAGTCCGCCATCACTTCCGCCATGGTTATGTATGTGATTGCAACGGCATCTGCACTTAGCTGGGTTCTCTCCAACGCGGAGATACCGAGCAACCTTGCAAGATTCGTGGTTGAGCGCAATTTCAATGTCAATGTGCTGTTTATTCTCCTGAACGCGTTGCTACTGTTTACCGGCTGCTTCATCGAATTAAATGCAACTATCGTTATCCTTGCGCCACTCCTTATGCCCATCTTTACCCATCTGGGCGTGGATCCTGTTCACCTGGGCGCTGTTATGGTGACCAACCTTTGCTTGGGCTTGGTGACCCCGCCCTTTGGCGTTAACCTCTACGTAGCTTGTGGGATCGCAAAGATGAAGATCGAGGAAGTAACCAGGTGGTTGATCCCGCTCTTAGGGGCTGCCTTGGTCCCGCTTCTTCTGGTTACCTATATTCCACAGCTTTCCTTGTTCCTCGTTCGTTTGGCAGGTCGGTAG
- a CDS encoding MoaD/ThiS family protein: MFKQMAHVKFLGEFRDVAGTDELDVAIDPPYSLGQLIEKLAETLPPLRSLLYKPREEAIAPFSMLLNGREVYSQGDLTIPVPHDSEVVFFFWGVGG, encoded by the coding sequence ATGTTTAAACAGATGGCACATGTTAAGTTTCTCGGCGAGTTCCGGGACGTAGCGGGAACCGATGAATTAGACGTAGCCATAGACCCGCCTTACAGCTTGGGGCAGCTCATAGAGAAGCTTGCAGAGACGTTGCCCCCACTGCGCAGTCTTCTCTACAAGCCGCGGGAAGAGGCTATCGCCCCGTTTTCTATGCTTTTGAACGGCAGGGAGGTTTATTCCCAAGGCGACCTTACCATTCCTGTTCCGCATGACAGCGAAGTGGTGTTTTTCTTCTGGGGTGTCGGTGGCTGA